The following are encoded in a window of Torulaspora globosa chromosome 4, complete sequence genomic DNA:
- a CDS encoding uncharacterized protein (ancestral locus Anc_2.62) — protein MKLTSVTLATMAAFASFSAAAEVEDTSVTSSSTTHKYGRFDKTSRSHTTTTGTHRYGRFDKTSRSHGTTTGTHRYGRFDKTSRSKATTTGTHRYGRFDKTSRTHGTTTGTHRYGRFDKTSRTHGTTTGTHRYGRFDNTRKHQGTDVNKAVANAAAPANFGSLKLLGLTAGSAAVAGGLLLL, from the coding sequence ATGAAGCTCACCTCAGTTACATTGGCGACAATGGCAGCGTTTGCGTCGTTTTCAGCGGCtgctgaagttgaagataCCAGTGTCACTAGTTCGAGTACGACTCATAAGTACGGTAGATTTGACAAGACCAGTAGAAGTCACACAACTACCACTGGCACCCACAGATACGGTAGATTTGACAAGACCAGTAGAAGTCACGGAACTACCACGGGCACCCACAGATACGGTAGATTTGACAAGACCAGTAGAAGTAAGGCAACTACCACTGGCACCCACAGATACGGTAGGTTCGACAAGACCAGCAGAACTCACGGAACTACTACTGGTACCCACAGATACGGTAGGTTCGACAAGACCAGCAGAACGCATGGTACCACCACCGGTACCCACAGATACGGCAGGTTCGACAACACCAGAAAGCATCAGGGAACTGACGTCAACAAGGCAGTTGCAAACGCGGCTGCTCCAGCCAACTTCGGGTCCTTGAAGTTGCTGGGTTTGACCGCCGGCAGCGCTGCCGTTGCAGGCGGTTTGTTGCTCCTATAA
- the KAR1 gene encoding Kar1p (ancestral locus Anc_2.64) has protein sequence MRSRPLNTQASYLPSKKSQRVSEERIARINELYENIKRDHRDSVVSNNSTSVGSQEAGVDDCIPINNLELRLPKVNHIDQPNVKRENETISPFQTEQTSTPSVSRHIAKEFRASESHVESSYERDDDDDDDDLEAELRFTPKLKSRRSLLTMRRLSSSVGDRTNESFESVARPMHSGGRIRRAGRISSLRKTLGEPLPLPYVSKDNSADLTRSSNDPSLAKKSLESRRRLMEGKWRTLIARDKELIEKRFANLRQETSSDNKAIPANDSLPSISTTPERQQEGGILELSKEIQRNGEKLDDIIKLLSQRPAADTVPASPNSVSRETLFWTICIIVLILCNIYVYHYF, from the coding sequence ATGCGCTCACGACCGCTCAACACGCAAGCGAGTTACTTGCCTTCCAAGAAGTCTCAAAGAGTAAGCGAAGAGCGAATAGCTAGGATAAACGAATTGTATGAGAACATTAAAAGAGACCATCGGGATTCTGTTGTTTCAAATAATTCCACTTCGGTTGGTTCGCAAGAAGCTGGCGTGGACGACTGCATACCAATAAATAACCTGGAGCTCAGGCTGCCGAAAGTGAATCACATCGATCAACCTAACGTCAAGAGAGAGAATGAAACGATAAGTCCATTTCAGACTGAACAAACGTCTACTCCGTCGGTTTCAAGGCATATCGCAAAAGAATTTCGAGCAAGCGAATCGCACGTTGAGTCGAGCTACGAACgcgatgatgatgacgatgacgatgaccTTGAAGCTGAGCTGAGATTCACGCCTAAGCTTAAATCTCGCAGGAGTCTCCTAACCATGAGGCGGCTTTCAAGCTCTGTCGGGGATAGAACAAATGAAAGTTTCGAAAGCGTTGCCAGACCAATGCATTCTGGTGGAAGGATACGAAGAGCAGGCAGAATATCATCGCTGCGCAAAACCTTGGGAGAGCCTCTGCCACTGCCGTACGTGAGCAAGGACAATTCAGCGGATCTTACTCGAAGCTCGAATGATCCATCTCTGGCAAAGAAGTCCCTCGAGAGCAGAAGACGATTGATGGAGGGGAAATGGAGAACTCTGATTGCGCGAGATAAGGAGCTTATCGAAAAGCGATTCGCAAACTTGCGGCAGGAGACTTCATCTGATAACAAGGCAATTCCTGCTAATGACTCACTACCTTCCATCTCAACTACTCCCGAGCGGCAGCAAGAAGGTGGCATATTGGAATTAAGCAAGGAAATCCAGCGCAACGGAGAAAAGCTGGACGATATAATCAAACTATTATCCCAGCGACCGGCTGCTGACACCGTTCCGGCAAGTCCTAATAGTGTTTCACGAGAAACCTTGTTCTGGACAATCTGTATTATTGTACTAATTCTTTGCAATATCTACGTGTATCATTACTTTTGA
- the TIM22 gene encoding translocation channel protein TIM22 (ancestral locus Anc_2.65), with protein MVYTGFGIQQISQPNDDRPFSELTPEEQGERGAQMMVNFMTSCPGKFAISGVTGFALGGVFGLFMASMSYDTPLHTPTPGGLSSAQQMADLPLKQQVKLQFADMGKRAYSSAKNFGYIGMIYSGVECVVESVRAKNDIYNGLTAGCITGGGLAYKSGPQAALVGCAGFAAFSAAIDLYMRSEDGRPPKNDFDE; from the coding sequence ATGGTTTATACTGGGTTCGGAATTCAGCAGATATCGCAACCTAACGATGACCGGCCTTTTAGTGAGTTGACACCCGAGGAACAAGGTGAGAGAGGGGCTCAAATGATGGTGAACTTTATGACTTCGTGCCCTGGGAAGTTCGCAATCAGCGGTGTGACGGGTTTTGCATTGGGTGGTGTGTTCGGTTTATTCATGGCTTCTATGTCGTATGACACTCCGTTGCATACTCCTACGCCGGGAGGACTCAGCTCGGCCCAGCAGATGGCAGATCTACCATTGAAACAGCAAGTGAAGTTGCAATTTGCCGACATGGGGAAGAGGGCTTATTCAAGTGccaaaaattttggctACATTGGTATGATTTATTCCGGCGTTGAATGTGTTGTGGAATCGGTGAGAGCGAAGAATGACATATACAATGGGTTGACAGCTGGCTGCATAACAGGCGGTGGATTGGCATACAAGAGTGGGCCTCAAGCTGCTCTGGTAGGCTGTGCAGGATTCGCGGCCTTTTCCGCTGCAATCGATCTGTACATGAGAAGCGAGGACGGAAGGCCGCCCAAGAATGACTTCGATGAGTAA
- the RRI1 gene encoding COP9 signalosome catalytic subunit RRI1 (ancestral locus Anc_2.67), translated as MLLSKTTVASLDNYDQSDSYEPRPIRSAHSRDQNKDQFLNHQSCHEETPTQHSLLNRSLNNPLQTSSRGNESWKINPRYFSSVQISRLACLKILAHAVRGGAIEIMGTLIGATIGNQFIVFDCFELPVEGTETRVNAQSESYEYMVQYMSEMVSAPHTVVGWYHSHPGYDCWLSNIDMHTQDLNQKYQDPYLGIVVDPVKSLKENRLAIGAFRTMPSESAHDGEDSLQFYELKLFPFQSELDDVFDPLKISFNLSCPASMDDSVNMGKLVDIMRQWNSFYQTQHETPANRRDQLTLSNLIKKFKEEEQDIEQNSQRLSMYSRRTHSNSLVSVSTSGEPDSDVDMNERHPEDAESLNSSSHTMTESLTPLRRQNLSLGSALRRPWPHTLEMSFRRHNENPVGMVNGPDALQRNALLLDYDSQKKEILRAKIKEYRRLRYYRDAFTL; from the coding sequence ATGTTGCTTAGCAAGACCACCGTGGCTTCATTGGATAACTATGACCAAAGTGATAGTTACGAGCCTAGGCCTATTCGTTCAGCTCATTCAAGGGATCAAAATAAGGACCAATTCTtaaatcatcaatcatGCCATGAGGAGACTCCAACACAGCATAGCCTGTTGAATAGATCCCTGAACAATCCATTGCAAACATCTTCACGTGGGAACGAGTCCTGGAAGATCAATCCAAGGTATTTTAGCTCGGTTCAGATTTCGAGGTTGGCCTGTTTGAAGATTCTCGCTCATGCGGTGAGGGGAGGAGCAATTGAGATAATGGGGACCCTTATTGGAGCCACTATTGGTAATCAATTCATTGTCTTTGACTGTTTTGAATTACCTGTAGAAGGAACAGAGACGAGAGTAAATGCCCAGAGTGAGTCTTACGAATACATGGTTCAATATATGAGTGAGATGGTATCGGCCCCGCACACAGTTGTAGGATGGTACCATTCACATCCCGGTTACGACTGTTGGCTAAGCAATATTGATATGCATACTCAAGATTTGAATCAGAAATATCAAGACCCCTACTTGGGAATCGTGGTAGATCCGGTTAAGAGtttgaaggaaaacagATTAGCTATCGGCGCCTTCCGTACTATGCCCAGCGAAAGTGCTCATGATGGCGAAGACTCATTGCAATTTTATGAGCTGAAATTGTTCCCCTTCCAATCAGAGCTGGATGACGTTTTCGATCCTTTAAAAATAAGCTTTAACCTAAGTTGTCCCGCTTCTATGGACGACTCGGTCAATATGGGGAAACTGGTTGACATTATGCGGCAGTGGAATTCATTCTATCAGACACAGCATGAGACACCAGCCAATAGAAGAGACCAACTGACCCTGTCGAACCTTATAAAGAAattcaaggaagaagaacaagacaTTGAACAGAATTCTCAACGGCTTAGTATGTATAGCAGGCGGACTCATTCAAATTCACTTGTTAGCGTGTCTACCTCTGGTGAACCAGACAGTGACGTCGATATGAATGAACGGCATCCAGAGGACGCGGAGAGCCTCAACAGTAGTTCCCACACAATGACGGAATCTTTGACACCGCTTAGGCGCCAAAACCTCTCTTTAGGTTCGGCTCTCAGGCGACCTTGGCCTCATACATTGGAGATGAGCTTTAGACGACATAATGAAAACCCGGTTGGCATGGTCAATGGACCGGATGCCTTGCAACGTAATGCACTGTTGCTCGATTATGATAgtcaaaagaaggaaatACTTCGTGCCAAAATAAAGGAGTACAGGAGACTACGATATTACCGGGATGCTTTCACTTTATAG
- the SRP1 gene encoding karyopherin alpha (ancestral locus Anc_2.63) encodes MNGDSENSSTNKFVPEYRRTNFKNKERFSADELRRRRDTQQVELRKAKRDEALAKRRNFIPPSNGADSEEEDDASASADHQFYSQLQVELPEMIRQIQSSDMQEQLAATVKFRQILSREHRPPIDMVIQSGVVPTLVNFMNENQPEMLQLEAAWALTNIASGTSAQTKVVVDAGAVPLFIQLLYTGSVEVQEQAIWALGNVAGDSTDYRDHVLQCGAMEPILGLFNTNKTSLIRTAIWTLSNLCRGKKPQPDWTIVSKALPTLAKLIYSLDTETLIDACWAISYLSDGPPEAIQAVIDVRIPKRLVELLNHQSTLVQTPALRAVGNIVTGNDLQTQVVINAGVLPALRNLLGSPKESIRKEACWTISNITAGNTEQIQAVIEANLVPPLVKLLETADYKTKKEACWAISNASSGGLQRPEIIRYLVSQGCIKPLCDLLEIADNRIIEVTLDALENILKMGEADKEARGLNVNENADYIEKAGGMEKIFNCQQNENDKIYEKAYKIIETYFGEDEDAIDESMAPQTAGNTFGFGSNVKQQFNFN; translated from the coding sequence ATGAACGGAGATTCAGAAAATTCATCAACGAATAAGTTCGTCCCTGAGTACAGAAGAacaaacttcaagaacaaagagaGATTCTCAGCCGATGAGTTGCGTCGTCGTAGGGATACTCAGCAAGTTGAACTGAGGAAGGCCAAGAGAGATGAAGCTTTGGcgaagagaagaaattttaTTCCTCCAAGTAATGGAGCGGACTcggaggaggaagatgatgctTCTGCATCTGCTGACCATCAGTTCTACAGCCAACTGCAAGTTGAATTGCCAGAAATGATACGCCAAATCCAGTCGTCTGATATGCAAGAACAGTTGGCAGCAACTGTCAAGTTTAGACAAATTCTCTCCAGGGAACACAGACCTCCAATCGACATGGTGATTCAGTCAGGCGTTGTGCCAACGCTGGTTAACTTTATGAATGAGAACCAGCCAGAAATGTTGCAATTGGAAGCTGCCTGGGCCTTGACGAACATCGCTTCGGGTACATCTGCGCAAACAAAAGTAGTTGTCGATGCTGGTGCGGTGCCTCTTTTCATTCAGTTGCTATACACGGGTTCTGTGGAGGTACAGGAACAGGCAATCTGGGCTTTGGGTAATGTGGCTGGTGATTCTACAGACTACAGAGACCATGTCTTACAATGCGGTGCCATGGAGCCTATCTTAGGGCTGTTTAATACAAACAAGACCTCTCTTATCAGGACTGCAATCTGGACCTTGTCTAATTTGTGTAGAGGTAAGAAGCCTCAACCGGATTGGACTATTGTATCCAAGGCTTTGCCTACGTTGGCTAAACTAATTTATTCATTGGATACCGAGACATTGATAGACGCATGTTGGGCCATTTCATATTTGTCTGATGGCCCCCCAGAAGCGATCCAGGCCGTCATCGACGTGCGAATCCCTAAAAGGTTGGTGGAGTTGTTGAATCACCAATCCACTTTGGTTCAAACCCCAGCTTTGAGAGCGGTCGGTAACATCGTTACCGGTAACGATTTGCAGACCCAAGTGGTCATCAACGCTGGTGTATTGCCCGCCTTGAGAAACCTCTTGGGCTCTCCAAAGGAATCCATAAGGAAAGAGGCCTGTTGGACAATCTCCAACATTACGGCAGGCAACACCGAGCAGATCCAAGCTGTTATCGAAGCCAACCTAGTGCCACCCTTGGTCAAATTGTTGGAGACCGCGGATTATAAGACAAAAAAGGAGGCCTGCTGGGCGATCTCCAATGCATCATCCGGTGGGTTGCAAAGACCTGAGATCATAAGATACCTAGTGTCTCAGGGCTGTATAAAGCCATTGTGTGATCTATTAGAAATTGCGGACAACAGAATCATTGAAGTGACACTCGATGCTCTCGAAAATATTCTCAAGATGGGTGAAGCCGACAAAGAGGCGCGCGGATTGAATGTCAACGAGAATGCAGACTACATAGAGAAAGCTGGTGGCATGGAAAAGATTTTCAACTGCCAGCAAAATGAAAACGACAAAATCTACGAGAAGGCTTACAAGATCATTGAGACCTATTTCggtgaggatgaggatgcTATTGATGAAAGTATGGCTCCGCAAACCGCTGGTAACACTTTTGGTTTCGGCTCTAACGTCAAACAGCAATTTAATTTCAACTAG
- the SWT21 gene encoding Swt21p (ancestral locus Anc_2.66) — protein sequence MSCAEWKLRVIADTVDTFHGWSVRDSWRREDENWSKMVNQDGNHSYSFPKLGQSVYLDDKSKSLEKPVICQDIYWAQDGTSVVTVHDDYGIRQYLVPECGTNEEKRDLIPFTRVFKNQSIVASRAHPRYSLFNGSERFNIILLSQRGVPLQLYPLSLEASSFGSMRSFDVTNPVNGRFQVAHAIDFDCGNNFLAGFDRNRVSVYDINRCDPVWTAQPSKRQCGSSFQRHIVSCFDLQASQSCLDNTTRYFGTYKGELHAIDQRRNNTQLLYRSDSGNGFIQVLKSANGRFLYGIKRNSNIIDVLDVRQTHQKINELELPFKMRTQKFKGNLSATTGLTMGTDRGYVVNWSSDFVEFGGIDRTCSGHSNVQRFSGDLVGWDRDMPYGPSRFNLIQESPAEAGLFMMSYSPDKFSEQAQDAQSGISLACL from the coding sequence ATGTCTTGTGCCGAGTGGAAATTGAGGGTCATCGCGGACACTGTAGATACCTTTCATGGCTGGAGCGTCAGAGACTCTTGGCGCagagaagatgagaatTGGTCGAAGATGGTCAATCAGGATGGCAACCATTCATACTCCTTTCCTAAACTTGGTCAGTCGGTTTATCTTGATGACAAGTCCAAAAGCCTTGAAAAGCCCGTCATTTGCCAGGACATCTATTGGGCTCAAGATGGGACGTCTGTCGTCACGGTTCATGACGACTATGGAATCCGACAGTATTTGGTGCCGGAATGCGGGACGAACGAGGAAAAGAGGGATCTAATTCCTTTCACCAGGGTTTTCAAAAATCAGTCGATAGTCGCCAGCCGCGCCCACCCTAGATATTCTCTTTTCAATGGTTCAGAACGTTTCAATATCATACTGCTCTCGCAAAGAGGTGTCCCGTTGCAGCTATATCCATTGTCACTGGAGGCGAGTTCTTTCGGATCCATGCGCAGCTTTGATGTGACAAATCCCGTCAACGGGCGTTTCCAGGTTGCGCACGCCATCGATTTCGACTGTGGGAACAACTTCCTTGCGGGATTCGACAGAAACCGAGTGTCGGTGTACGACATCAATCGGTGCGACCCGGTGTGGACTGCTCAGCCGTCCAAAAGACAATGTGGATCTTCTTTCCAAAGACATATTGTGTCTTGCTTCGATCTGCAAGCGAGTCAGTCGTGCTTGGACAATACCACAAGGTATTTCGGTACCTATAAAGGTGAGCTTCATGCGATTGACCAGCGCAGAAATAATACACAACTTCTTTACCGTTCAGATTCCGGAAATGGTTTCATTCAAGTCCTCAAGAGTGCCAATGGACGCTTTCTTTATGGCATAAAACGCAATAGCAATATCATAGATGTCTTAGATGTGCGCCAAACTCATCAGAAGATAAACGAACTTGAGCTTCCATTTAAAATGCGAACTCAAAAATTCAAAGGTAATCTTAGCGCAACCACAGGCCTCACCATGGGAACAGATCGTGGATATGTCGTTAACTGGTCAAGTGATTTTGTCGAATTCGGAGGCATTGATAGAACCTGTAGCGGGCATTCTAATGTGCAGCGATTCTCTGGTGATCTCGTCGGTTGGGACCGTGACATGCCATATGGTCCCTCACGGTTTAATCTGATTCAAGAAAGTCCTGCTGAAGCAGGTCTTTTCATGATGTCATACTCGCCTGATAAGTTTTCTGAACAGGCGCAGGACGCTCAATCTGGCATCAGCCTTGCATGTCTATAA